A portion of the Pan troglodytes isolate AG18354 chromosome 10, NHGRI_mPanTro3-v2.0_pri, whole genome shotgun sequence genome contains these proteins:
- the RNF41 gene encoding E3 ubiquitin-protein ligase NRDP1 isoform X1, whose amino-acid sequence MGYDVTRFQGDVDEDLICPICSGVLEEPVQAPHCEHAFCNACITQWFSQQQTCPVDRSVVTVAHLRPVPRIMRNMLSKLQIACDNAVFGCSAVVRLDNLMSHLSDCEHNPKRPVTCEQGCGLEMPKDELPNHNCIKHLRSVVQQQQTRIAELEKTSAEHKHQLAEQKRDIQLLKAYMRAIRSVNPNLQNLEETIEYNEILEWVNSLQPARVTRWGGMISTPDAVLQAVIKRSLVESGCPASIVNELIENAHERSWPQGLATLETRQMNRRYYENYVAKRIPGKQAVVVMACENQHMGDDMVQEPGLVMIFAHGVEEI is encoded by the exons ATGGGGTATGATGTAACCCGTTTCCAGGGGGATGTTGACGAAGATCTTATCTGCCCTATTTGCAGTGGAGTCTTGGAGGAGCCAGTACAG GCACCTCATTGTGAACATGCTTTCTGCAACGCCTGCATCACCCAGTGGTTCTCTCAGCAACAGACATGTCCAGTGGACCGTAGTGTTGTGACGGTCGCCCATCTGCGCCCAGTACCTCGGATCATGCGGAACATGTTGTCAAAGCTGCAGATTGCCTGTGACAACGCTGTGTTTGGCTGTAGTGCCGTTGTCCGGCTTGACAACCTCATGTCTCACCTCAGCGACTGTGAGCACAACCCGAAGCGGCCTGTGACCTGTGAACAGGGCTGTGG CCTGGAGATGCCCAAAGATGAGCTGCCCAACCATAACTGCATTAAGCACCTGCGCTCAGTGGTACAGCAGCAGCAGACACGCATCGCAGAGCTGGAGAAGACGTCAGCTGAACACAAACACCAGCTGGCGGAGCAG AAGCGAGACATCCAGCTGCTAAAGGCATACATGCGTGCAATCCGCAGTGTCAACCCCAACCTTCAGAACCTGGAGGAGACAATTGAATACAACGAGATCCTAGA GTGGGTGAACTCCCTTCAGCCAGCAAGAGTGACCCGCTGGGGAGGGATGATCTCGACTCCTGATGCTGTGCTCCAGGCTGTAATCAAGCGCTCCCTGGTGGAGAGTGGCTGTCCTGCTTCTATTGTCAACGAGCTGATTGAAAATGCCCACGAGCGTAGCTGGCCCCAGGGTCTGGCCACACTAGAGACTAGACAGATGAACCGACGCTACTATGAGAACTACGTGGCCAAGCGCATCCCTGGCAAGCAGGCTGTTGTCGTGATGGCCTGTGAGAACCAGCACATGGGGGATGACATGGTGCAAGAGCCAGGCCTTGTCATGATATTTGCGCATGGCGTGGAAGAGATATAG
- the RNF41 gene encoding E3 ubiquitin-protein ligase NRDP1 isoform X2 — protein sequence MRNMLSKLQIACDNAVFGCSAVVRLDNLMSHLSDCEHNPKRPVTCEQGCGLEMPKDELPNHNCIKHLRSVVQQQQTRIAELEKTSAEHKHQLAEQKRDIQLLKAYMRAIRSVNPNLQNLEETIEYNEILEWVNSLQPARVTRWGGMISTPDAVLQAVIKRSLVESGCPASIVNELIENAHERSWPQGLATLETRQMNRRYYENYVAKRIPGKQAVVVMACENQHMGDDMVQEPGLVMIFAHGVEEI from the exons ATGCGGAACATGTTGTCAAAGCTGCAGATTGCCTGTGACAACGCTGTGTTTGGCTGTAGTGCCGTTGTCCGGCTTGACAACCTCATGTCTCACCTCAGCGACTGTGAGCACAACCCGAAGCGGCCTGTGACCTGTGAACAGGGCTGTGG CCTGGAGATGCCCAAAGATGAGCTGCCCAACCATAACTGCATTAAGCACCTGCGCTCAGTGGTACAGCAGCAGCAGACACGCATCGCAGAGCTGGAGAAGACGTCAGCTGAACACAAACACCAGCTGGCGGAGCAG AAGCGAGACATCCAGCTGCTAAAGGCATACATGCGTGCAATCCGCAGTGTCAACCCCAACCTTCAGAACCTGGAGGAGACAATTGAATACAACGAGATCCTAGA GTGGGTGAACTCCCTTCAGCCAGCAAGAGTGACCCGCTGGGGAGGGATGATCTCGACTCCTGATGCTGTGCTCCAGGCTGTAATCAAGCGCTCCCTGGTGGAGAGTGGCTGTCCTGCTTCTATTGTCAACGAGCTGATTGAAAATGCCCACGAGCGTAGCTGGCCCCAGGGTCTGGCCACACTAGAGACTAGACAGATGAACCGACGCTACTATGAGAACTACGTGGCCAAGCGCATCCCTGGCAAGCAGGCTGTTGTCGTGATGGCCTGTGAGAACCAGCACATGGGGGATGACATGGTGCAAGAGCCAGGCCTTGTCATGATATTTGCGCATGGCGTGGAAGAGATATAG